In Gadus morhua chromosome 2, gadMor3.0, whole genome shotgun sequence, the DNA window ATTATTTGATTACAGAAATGCATGCCTAATCCtaatatattgttttttttagacTTGGAGTGGAAGATCATCTATGTGGGATCAGCAGAAAGCGAGGAATACGATCAAACCCTTGACTCCGTCCTTGTTGGACCCGTACCAGCTGGGAggcatatgtttgtgtttcaggTGAATTTTGTTAGACCAAAACAATGGTTCATTGATTCATGTTTCTTGTAACATTTTTCGCAGAAATTATTTTTggttttgaaaataaattgtTTGATCAATATAACATTTGAAGCTTCTAGGATTGAGTTCAAGTTATCTGAAAATGAAATTTGTTAAAACTGTGCAAAGCATTGTATATGCGTTAAGTATTCTTATAAAGACATACCCTTTCTATTTGGCTTATATACCCAATGATGATGTTGGGTGGTTTCGTTATTCCTAAAATGTCTGTTGACGTTCATGTATCTGTTGTGGTTTCTTGTCAGGCGGATGCCCCTAACACAGGCCTGATTCCTGAGAGTGATGCTGTTGGTGTCACCGTAGTGCTAATCACCTGCACGTATCGTGGCCAGGAGTTCATTCGTATTGGCTACTACGTAAACAATGAATATACTGACCCTGAACTGCGTGAAAACCCACCAATAAAACCTGACTACACACAGGTAAGACACACAACAACCTTCGCCTTCTTGGAATACTAGTTTCAGAGGACTAAGCCTATTGTATACTTGCAGTGAAAGTGCTATAAAGTCTTTCTAGCTACTCTGCTTCAGGTTGCCATCCAGGGTTTAATCCAAATGATTTGATAGTGACAAtctttaaacaaacaaaaaagacaacAAACTTAAGTGATTACAGCCATATTTCCTTAGCGTCTTTTCCTACTTTGCTTAAAGTAGAAATCCCAGCTAAAGCTAAGTGAGGTGCATTGCTGAGTCAACGTGTCTGCTTTGGCTGATCTTTGTGCTGAATGAGGATTGTAGCTTTCTCCCTCATTAATGGCATTATGCTCTGACTGGCGGCCCGGAGCTACTTGCGCATAGGAAGGTTGATCAAATGAAACCCATGATTTAGGTGCAATAGGATAAAATGATCTTTAaaaggtaaaaaatatataacaattGCTAGACCATACTCATCATGGTGCAAAAGTGAACCTGCCGTAGAGAAATATTCCAATAAACCAGGGCTGAAGACTAACATTCTACTGGTATCCAAACAAATGTGGTCTATTTTTTGTTGATTCACAGCAGTAACGATAcattaacccctacctgccttAAACCCTTGCCTGCTCGTTAATGGAAAAATGTCATTGATGGATTAGGAAACCATCCCAGAAATTATCCAATCATACTGTGCTTACTATAGTACACACACTTGAGTTCAATTATTTTAATACAATAACCAATATTCCTACTTATTATTAAGAAAAAAACTTGCAATAATACTTGGTACATAACACTTGCCACTACAAACAGGAATACAttgtatatgcatatatataaaataaatgtaatcagCTATACACGTTGCTGTTAGTCAACAGATAAAGCTCCTGCAAGTGTGGTCAAGTTTAAAGACTTGTGGAAGTCTGATGAAAAcccaataaaacaataatatatagTGGAACCACAAATGCAACATGATCCAAATTTGCAAACCACAATAAAACATTGGCTGATCATAATGCAGTGGGAAGGCCTTATTTGCCAGGTGGATACATCTACTTTTAATAAGGCTTTTGATGTGGTatatgaaaatgtttttttttttgttatgcaTGCGTGTTTGATTTCTTAGGAATTCGTCAAGTCATTGGTTTCCCAAATGTTCTTTCTTGTAaagtttgtattttgtttttctttatcttCCTTTAGCTCCAGAGAAACATCCTCGCGTCCAACCCACGCGTCACAAGATTTCACATAAATTGGGAAGGCTGTGCAGAACGTATGGAAGACTCTGAAAACGTGGACCCGGCGTCCAACTCCATGCTCCCTCCATCCTGTCTCCCTGGCAAGGCCCCGCCCCTGGGACTACTGCCTGATAACTCCATGGACTGCTTATAAACACTCCCATTCTCACCATAATTGTTATATTTCAGCATTAGGCTTATTTTTGAATAATGGACTTTCCTTCTTGGGATGTACAGATAGGTTTGCCTCCTAGCTAACCTTGAACTCTGACCACTCTGACTGAGTGTTCTTCTGTGTTGAGAAGATAAATGGCGGTCATAATTATCAGCATTCAGGGGAGTTTGTAATCGTGGCAGTATGGTGACTATCTTAAAATACTGTTGAGGGCCATACACTCGGACAAGCTGCAGCTGAGCTGGATTACAAtagaatgtgtttttattgaagCTCATGTTGATCTGacaatacaaagtattttcgtgtttttcacaaaaaaagaaaaaatcgtAATATTACTATGATGGAAATGTCCAGTGTATTGCCATTCACATTATTATtgcacttatatatatataccccaTGCTTTTGGTTTTGGTTAAACTAGGTTGAGGCATTAAGGATCCTCCGttggtttttttatttttactgccATTTtgacttcaaaataaaaatgttcataTGTATGACTGATGCGATTAGCTTGAGACAGATCCTATATTGCAAAAATGAACACCTAAATTATGAAATGCCTGTTATGAAATGTTACTAGTGGCCAGAGTTAAAATAGAaaaacgtttttgttttttttagggttGAGCTTGCATTTATACTAAAAATAGAATGTATTTACGTCACATCCAATTCGTTGAGTTGTAGGCGTAACAACTTTGGAGTTTATCACGAATCATATATAACACTGGGCTCAAGCTATGCGATTTGGCTGTTGTATTTAAGACAAAATTCTCAACTAAGCATTTATCGTTTAAACTATAGAAAAATAACGTTTAATATACATTTCCAGACGCGCTGTCTAGCCTAAGAGGCGGGATAAAACAATTTGACAGACAAATCCCATTGCAAAAATGATTcgatatattgatgcatatCCAATCAACAGTTGTCTTACGACGACTGTCGCCTGAGCAGCGTCCAATGGGAGGCGGGCGAGGGACGGACCAagtggatggatggctggagtTACTCGCTGTGGTCTCAAGATTAATGGAGCGGGGCTGTTGACTTTAGGGATAGCCTAATAGATGGTTGCTCCCAGCAAATCGTCGTATCTGACGCCCGTTTTAAAAATTCTAGGAAGCGGTCTTGACTCAATCAAGCAGGAGCATCGGAGTCGTTTCAATATTGTTTTCGTATGAATTGTATAGGCCCGACAGCACAGCGATAGCACCTGGCTAGCTGCTAGCCAAGTGGAGGCACAGGCCAGGGTACAACGGCGAAGGATTTGACAGGTAGTTAACGCTAGCCTGCTAGCTAAACAGCTCGCTACGTTTCGTTGGAAAATTATTTGTTTTCGACGTCCCCATCAGAGGATCTGAATGCAGTAAGGCAACTGTCAGAATACTAAGATAGTTCAAGGCAAATAGCAATCTCAAAAGAATCGGAGCGTATTTGGAAAATCTGCAAAGTGACTAGCCCGTACTCGTTTGATGTTGGTTTGCTTGGTATCCTAGCTTACCAACAACGTTAGCATTGGATGTGCCTAACTGGAGTTTTTCAAAGTCGACAACGAGAAGTAGTGGATGAAATATTGACATTTTTTAGTTGATAATGGTATCTGTTAGCTAGTCGCTAGCAAGACTATCGGCCAGCACCGTTTGCAGTTAGCAACACTTGAAGGCTTGTGAAGAGAACTCAGCGCCAGCCGAGAGACTCGACCATAGACCTGCAATCATGGGCAACACGCCCACCGCCAAGAAGGGCAACGAAATGGAAAGTGGTAAGTACTTTATCTGCTGTGTGCAGCGGCTGTACATGACCCTAAAGTCTACGTTTGCTTCGGTCCTTTCCTGTTTCTCATAATATCAGTTCAGAAAGGTCTGACTAGCCTCAGACATGTCACACCAGCCCTTCTTGCATTTTGTAAACTTTCGACTTTGAATAGAAAATTATCGGCCTGATTAAGGTCGTTTACACCCCCAATAATACTTTAGTTCATATGGAGTTGCGTGACAACAGCAACTTCTTCGTTATCACATTTCTAATATCACAACAGTAGGGAATATTATGCATGCTCTCAACTGATTCTGTGGACGAGCTCGTGATTAAATGCCCCAGGTTATTAATCCAGTGACACACAAGTCAAACAGTATCATATTGCTAGTTGTGTGTCGTAAGACAAATGGCTGAAGATTCTAAGAATCTTTAAAGATGTATCTGTTATTCATACaccaagtgcgtgtgtgtgtgtgttgatggttcAGGTATTTCATTGATGTCATGTGGTTACGAATGTTCATGTTATATACCAATGAGCCAAGTCTCACAAAACCGGGCTCATTGGTATATAACCCTTATACAGAGAAGCAAAAAGCCAACAGGATGGAGTCATATGATGCTTGCAGTGTGATCCTCTCCAGGCAGAAGTTGGAAGTGAAGGAAGTCTCTTGAACATCATGTGATGGGTAGCGGTTAGAACAATATCACTTTATGTGGATAAACCTTGTTTTGAACTAGTTCTGCCTTTAATTTTCGTTGTCAGACCTGTCACTAGACTATATTTGTTCCTTGCTTTCCTTTTAATGAGCACTGTGATATTCGGTAATAAAGTCATAATcccaaattattattaattaatacttgagagagagaagagaacaaAAGAAAACTTATTTTAATCATTAGTATATTTTGTATTCTCAATGGTTTTGTGTTACTTACTTTGCCATGCATACCAAATAGTCTTATTGGTGTATCCCTGTAGTTAACTATTAAGAACAAGTATCTCTTTACCCCTCCAATCTCCTTAATTCTCATTTGGCATTCCTTCTCCCAATTTACTTGTGGAGAATCATTTGTCCCAGGGAGGGTTCGGGGGGCTTGTGATTTCATCCATAACACACCACAGCACTCGAATGTCCTCGGTCTGAACAGGTATCTGTGAAATGATCCTCAGCTTCTTGTTGCTGCTAGAGGGTCGGTGTGAAGAGTGGCCCTCTATTCTGCATGTCATGTTAACCCCTGGCTGCCTCCCACCTtaacgggggggaggggggggggcaggcttgCTCCGTGTTCACCGTATCACATCTCTTGGATTGGCTTTTGGCTTTCgtggaaagggaggaggagggttctGTAAGCAGAGGAGGCGCCGCCGCCCGGTTTGTTCACATGCCACGCTTCACATCCTTATCAGACCTGATCGCCACGGTCCGCCCCTGATCCCCAGAGACGGGTGCGGACCAGGGGTCCGGCGGAGCACACGGCCCGCCAGCCTTTCCCAACCAGCAGGCAGCGGAGGGGGAGGACAACACGGCCCCAGCTTGAGGCAGGCTCTGAAGCACATACACCATTAAGGTTGAGCCCCGGATCGGGTGTGCACTTCTGTCGGTCCGGTCACTGgtcaggaggagaggaaaggtgcGAGCCGACCGTGTAGCTTCGGTACAATCTGAGCTTTCGGTGCACAGGAAGAGGCTGGACGGACGGTCTTAAGCTGCAGCAGGAAGTGAAGTAGCAAGGAACGGCCTGGTCAGAACCACGTgcacccactcctcctccacctacacacacaaacacacacgtgaagGCGATTCCCTTGGTTTTACAACCCAAATCGAGACTGCACAAGCCTGTCCGGTCTCCGCCACTGCACCATGTCTGTCCTGCACAGGCTAGCTGGGAGGCTGCTCCACCGTGCTGGGCCCTGTTTTGGGGACCCTGGCACTGGGGAGGGTAGCCCGTACTGCCAGCCACAGGAGGAGCTAGAGCCCTGCTGCCGGAGTGAGTTTTCTTTTTAGCCTGACGTGACAATAGAGCTTTACATGAGCAGGGGGTGGCTCCATCTATGCAGCCAATCAATGTCATAGTGTCTGTAAACCAggatgtatgtgtattttaCGTTTGTTTGAATAGAAAATAATCACCTTTTTCTTTCTATTCGCATCAATTCATCCCAATAATGAGCCTGCTGTTGATTTTATGAGCAAGTATGCACGTGTGGCTGCACAGCTGAGAGGTGTCAGTGCCATGTTTTTTCAATAGATTTATATTGGAAAGGTAGTTTCTTATTGTTTGTACTCTGTGACATGGCTTTGGGATGAAACAAGCGCGACACAGTTGATAGGTGCACACCCATTttgcacagacatacaaacaaactcgCACAATATGGTTTGGTTATTTTCGCCTTCCTACTATTTTGCATTCTTGGCCTTCAGAAAATGGTTGGTTGTGGAAGTGTCAATCAGACACGACAGTTCAGAGCACAGAGCCATCCTCCAGTTGCCATTATTACTTGCAGTCAGCTGGGTTTGGTGATAAAACCTTTTTGATTGGCGTTGCTTTtactttattgttttcaaagtgaCTTTGCTGGATATCGCTGAAGAAATGCGCAGGAACTGCCCACGCTGACTCATTATAAAATGAGTTGATTGTGTGGCTTAGTGGCTACCTTATATTATTAGGGCTGGATAAACACATAACTGCAAATAACAATTATTTTCCTGGTTGATTAATCAAGCGCATTTATTCAATTTAATGG includes these proteins:
- the asf1ba gene encoding histone chaperone asf1b-A, whose product is MAKVQVLNVSVLDNPSPFRNPFQFEITFECMEDLPEDLEWKIIYVGSAESEEYDQTLDSVLVGPVPAGRHMFVFQADAPNTGLIPESDAVGVTVVLITCTYRGQEFIRIGYYVNNEYTDPELRENPPIKPDYTQLQRNILASNPRVTRFHINWEGCAERMEDSENVDPASNSMLPPSCLPGKAPPLGLLPDNSMDCL